In one window of Macrotis lagotis isolate mMagLag1 chromosome 5, bilby.v1.9.chrom.fasta, whole genome shotgun sequence DNA:
- the LOC141523730 gene encoding uncharacterized protein LOC141523730: MDQMEKKSGCQSNGSEKSLRRRKTRRGQRGLKRARLRRERRLQVCRKRTEMTLGLTMLFANLGATIGMTVTDQKYWAFIPSPPWLKALSWTDPMPQFLLYGNLSLMFPGSGQPVLKQDTDSYEGFNFTGLVYGLPFCVHKWVEGIWSNNGWHFTYAENSSSPNWCPDLRNKLMVLGDKGNPRRFHLYNWVLDPDNPDQTWSTASTALPYPFCDLNAKRNLTKLARFPGFLPYTPCHTHQCAKTTVRYYNHSEALTSCHYTSEYIPDQESPGYPLPTYIHSPSSTTVAGLEKVIAAIGGVAVQGMPEVTGVPDVTNNIALSGTVCVGNRFLFMVDPGNASSIQEHHASTSVYNLTCVSCKLFTCLNGSLPLDSKVYIVTRPHYAFTVVKEEHWYPNKGEEILDTLQNQLSTLRRKKRCVSCVVLGITLLVEAILASSALALSISNAQNSIVQAQSLHSLMKNVSLGFKHQAVIDKQLLSAIVELQTATSLLLEKAYSLELQQKLRCDYRYTSFCLTRAVYNESQIAWNEIRAHLHGLNKNNITFEIAKLIQIADYINKASYDDLTPNHVAEKIIEGLKKNSILRLSFSLSCLLLLYF, encoded by the coding sequence ATGGACCAGATGGAGAAGAAGTCTGGGTGCCAATCAAATGGGTCCGAGAAGTCACTACGGCGCAGAAAGACAAGGAGAGGACAGAGAGGACTGAAACGAGCAAGACTGAGACGAGAAAGGAGGCTACAGGTGTGCAGAAAAAGGACTGAAATGACATTGGGTTTGACGATGCTGTTCGCCAACTTAGGCGCGACAATTGGAATGACGGTTACTGATCAAAAGTATTGGGCTTTCATCCCCTCTCCACCATGGCTGAAAGCTCTATCTTGGACTGaccctatgcctcagtttcttctgtatgGGAACTTGTCATTAATGTTTCCTGGTTCAGGTCAACCTGTGTTAAAACAAGACACTGATTCATATGAAGGGTTCAACTTCACAGGACTCGTATATGGACTTCCATTTTGTGTACATAAGTGGGTCGAGGGGATTTGGTCAAATAACGGGTGGCACTTCACTTATGCAGAAAACAGTTCCAGTCCCAATTGGTGCCCAGACCTGAGAAATAAACTTATGGTTCTAGGGGATAAGGGGAACCCTAGAcgatttcatttatataattggGTATTAGACCCTGACAACCCTGACCAGACATGGTCAACTGCTTCTACTGCATTACCTTACCCTTTCTGTGACCTAAACGCCAAGAGAAATTTGACAAAATTAGCCAGATTTCCAGGTTTTCTGCCTTACACACCATGCCATACTCATCAATGTGCAAAGACTACTGTCCGCTATTACAATCACTCAGAGGCATTGACATCTTGTCACTACACCTCTGAGTACATTCCAGATCAGGAATCTCCTGGGTATCCCTTACCGACATATATTCATTCCCCAAGCAGTACTACAGTAGCAGGATTGGAAAAGGTGATAGCCGCAATAGGTGGTGTAGCTGTTCAAGGGATGCCTGAAGTGACAGGTGTGCCTGATGTGACTAATAACATTGCATTGTCTGGCACTGTTTGTGTGGGAAATAGGTTTTTGTTCATGGTGGATCCAGGTAATGCTTCCTCTATCCAGGAACATCACGCATCAACATCAGTTTATAACCTCACCTGTGTTAGCTGCAAGCTTTTTACCTGCCTGAATGGTTCCCTTCCTCTAGACTCGAAGGTATATATTGTAACAAGACCTCATTACGCCTTTACGGTGGTAAAAGAGGAACATTGGTACCCTAACAAAGGTGAGGAGATTTTAGATACTCTGCAAAATCAATTATCTActcttagaagaaagaaaagatgtgtGAGTTGTGTTGTACTAGGGATCACTCTTCTTGTAGAGGCTATTTTGGCCTCTTCTGCTTTGGCTTTATCTATATCTAATGCTCAGAACAGTATTGTACAAGCCCAATCTCTACATAGTCTCATGAAAAATGTTTCACTTGGATTTAAACATCAAGCTGTTATAGATAAGCAACTGCTCTCTGCTATTGTAGAGTTACAGACAGCCACTTCCCTCCTGTTAGAAAAGGCGTATTCTTTAGAATTACAACAAAAACTGAGATGTGATTATAGATACACCTCCTTTTGCTTAACAAGAGCTGTATATAATGAATCTCAAATTGCATGGAATGAGATACGGGCTCACCTTCATGGTCTCAATAAGAATAACATAACTTTTGAGATTGCAAAATTGATTCAGATCGCCGACTATATAAACAAAGCATCATATGATGATCTTACTCCTAATCATGTGGCTGAAAAAATTATAGAGGGTCTCAAAAAAAACTCAATCCTACGACTCTCTTTCAGTCTCTCCTGCCTACTCTTACTTTACTTTTAA